The Emys orbicularis isolate rEmyOrb1 chromosome 9, rEmyOrb1.hap1, whole genome shotgun sequence genomic sequence TGGTGCACCTCCAGCAGCACCCCGGGTGCATACAATGGGGGCTGCACGCGGACTGGCACGCCCCGTACCTGCTGTGCTGGTAGTGGCGCTGCCCAGAAAGCTACTGCAATCGCTCAAGTGTCTGCTACTCTCTCGCGTGGGGCGGCTCCTTATATACTCCGGCTACTGCCCGCCCCTGCCTCCCATTGGCTGTCCGCCCTGCCCGCCGCTCGGCATGCTGGGAACGTAGTTGGGTCTCGAGGCCCTCCATTGGCCGAGCCGCACCAGAGAACTACACCTCGCAGGGTGCACCGGAGCGGGGGTAAagtgccccttcccccactcttgCTGAAGACGTGGGGTGGCGGGCGCTGCGGAGAGGGGGTGGGTCCCTGGGCTGGCCCTGCAGCATGCATCTGAGGGGGTCTCCCTCCATCGGCTACACAATGGCTGGCTCTCCCCACGTGTGAGAGGGCCACGGGGGAGCCCCGAAAAGCAGCTGCATAGGGATGTCTGCTCTCCCTGCAGAGAGAGAATCGCAGATAGGCGGGCACACCAATAGAGACAGATGGACATACATGCTGACAGGCAGAGAGACAGATACGGAGGCACGCAGATACACAGAGACAGACCCAGGCAAACAGACTGCAGCTCCCCTAGGATATTTTTGCTCCCATCGGCAGAGTTGAAATAGGGAGAAACAGTAGCGAAAATATGCTGGTGGGGCCATATGTCCATGCAGACAGGCAAGCACAGACAAGGCACATGGACAGACAGATGGTCCTATGCacttacacagacacacacaaagcagCACTTCCTTATATAGGGCCTCTTTCCCAACCCTCCGAAAAGCAAGTCCTTTCTCAGCCGGACTCTTGGAAACAAAGCATGAGAAAATCTAGCCCTAAAGACAATGCATGGAAGAGACTGAGGCTAGGGCTCTTGAATGGAATTGGCTCTAGGAACCCTGCAGCGCCGCCATCTCCAGCAGAACAAATATACCTATCTTAGCTCAGACGTGGTCCACTTTAGACTCTGCACCAGCCTGTTTGTGGCCTGGATTTGAAGCCCTCGGGTCTGAGGACGCTAGGCCACAGGTAAGTGTAGGATGAGCTCATGGTCTTTTGCAAGGCCATGAATAAGGCTCTCCAATCAGAGCTAAATTACACCATCTCCATCTCCCCACCAGTAAACCTTGGAAGCTCGGCTCTGCAGCAAGGGTGTTAGATAAGCAGGCAGTAGAGCTGGGCTTCTCTGGTGAAACGTGCCCAATTTGGGAGGAAAAGAGCTCTGTGTTAGCATTAGGATTCAGTCATTCATTATGCTGGAGTGTGGGGTAACAAGTGGGTTTTTACCAGACAGAGGCAGTTTTGAGCATGGGAGCAAGAACCCCTCTGAGGAGGGCCAAGAAAGGGGCGTGCCTCGCAGCAAGATGACAAAGACTGTTCTTATTCACTTCCCATCAGCACCATCTAGTGACTGAAGCTCAAGTGAAATGACACAAAGAAATGGGACTAAATTCATCCCTAGGGTAACCCAAATGAAATCAGTTGAATTGCACCAAGGAGGAATTTGGTCCATGCTTGGAAAAGACagctctgttttttaaaaacaaggaggagtccttgtggcaccttagagactaagacatttatttgggcataagctttcgtgggctaaaacccacttcatcagatgcatggagtgaaaaatacagtaagcagtatatatattacagcacatgaaaagatgtttTTTAAGGGACTATCAAAAACTATTATCCCTGAAGGCTGTTTGCACAGAATGTCTGTCTAAGCCTGATTTCATCTCTGTCATTTGTTTTTGGTGTAAAAGAGGATGGCCGATATATTTCAGAGGCTGTGTCTGATCTAGAAGTAGATCCTGCTGCTTTTTCACCACCCTATAGTTCTGAGGTGCCTATAATATAACTCCCTGAGTGGATATGAATCACTTCCTTTGTGGGTGTCTGTCCCACTGCCTTCTTATTCCTATAGCCAGAACGAGCCATTTCCTTCCTTAGCTTCAGGCTCTTATTCCTCATCCAACTGTCTTCTGAGAACGTGAATGATCCACTCCTATTGTGTATAGTTACAGAgaagatatttatagactgtgcTCATAGCTCTCCTGAGAATTCCCTTTTCTAGACTCTATAAATGTTCCTCTTCTCTCAGCCTTCAATACGTGTACTGTAATTATTGTCCTTCCTTTTATATTTTGATATGTACTGTGTAAACTGTGGGGTCCACACTTGCAGGCTATAAATTCACAGGCAATTGAGGATGGGACCACTACCTCCCTAACTCTGTCCACCACGGGCAGCTTGAGCATTGCATTGTCTCTTCTGAGATGCTGCTTAGCAGCATCAGTTGGAAGGTTAGCCTTTTGAGCTGGAGATGTGGCCTGGGGAGTCAGCCAAGTCCCTTATGCACACTCTTCTGAATTCTGGGACGAGATCTGAATAATCAAGAAACCATTTTGCGTGGAATCTTCAAAGCTTCTTAGACATACAACTATAATTTTCATACACTGACCTAAAGACCCTTTAaatcaggagtgggcaaactatggcccgcaggccggatccagcccgtgagccgttttaagccggcccgcaagctcctgctggggagcagggtccagggccGCACCACATGGCTTGGCCTgactctggtgctccagccggggcgctggGTGAGGGGCCGCACCAtgcggctcggccccgctccagccagggcgctgggtcgggggccgcaccatgtggctcagccctgctctggcgctccggccggggagcagggttgggagccGCTCCATGGCCCCACTCCGGCTCTTAcatgctccaatggccccctccggcgctccaatgggagctgcaggggatgcctgcggatggggcagcgtgcagagccgcctggccacgcctccacgtaAGAGCCAGAGAAGGTACATGCCACtgtttccgggagccgcttgaggtaagcgctgctcggagcctgcacccctgagcccctccccaaaccccaacccctccccagccctgatccccctcccactctccaaacccctcaatcctagcccagagcaccctcctacgccccaaacctctcatccccagccccaccccagagcccccccccccaccagagccctcaccccctcccacacgccaaccccaattttgtgagcattcagggcccaccatacaatttctattccccggtgtggccctcgggccaaaaagtttgcccacccctgctttaaatagTGTGTGTAACAATGGCAGACAATTGCCCCACATCTTGCCACTGGGATCTTCAGGGTAAATCGCCATCTTCTGCTTCCAACACGGGTGTTCATTGGTGAATAGATCTTGGGGATATCTCAGTAGTCTAAGCATCAGTTTTTAAGCATCTATGGTCTGATTTTCAATTGTGAACACTCAGAACTCACTGAAATCACCAGGCGCTGTGGTTGCGTAACATCTCCAACAAATCAGACCACTGAAGTCCTTGTGTGCTTAACTCAGCCCTTCATTCTTCCACGGTAGATTAAATTCCATGCTCTTTACCTGATGGGGATCTACAGGATGAGATTTTAAGAACAGAGAGAGTCTGCTGTGGATTGGCACTAAAGAGCAGGGGCCCCGGACCAAAATTtccctcctcccagctgctgtatcGTATGTGATATGCTGGCTGgcatgctccaccccagaaggGGCTGCATTTAAGTAGTGCTGCATGCACAGTTTGTAAACCAGATTGGGATCCTTAGGGAGGGAAGGCCCTTTAAAAATGTCAGTATTCCTCTAATTGAATAGCTCGTCTCTTTATTCTGCAACCCATTAAATCTTGATCTGGAAGCATCAAAAAGGCACTTCCCCAACTGACACCAAAAAGAAATCCCTCCCAGCATTTTATTATGCTATTACAAAGAAATGGCAGAGGAGAGAAGCTGGGCAGTGAGTGACACCAGCATCTGATGCTTCTCGGAGACTCTGCTGTTACCTAGGTTTCTTTCCTGGCACGTTCCCAATTTAAAAGGAGGCTGTTTGGGAAAAAAGACCTATGTGCAAAACTAGTACCAGATTTGTGCATCAGTGGGAGTGTATCGGGTGTTGTGACAGATGCTTCACCCTCCTGCCTGGCTGTGGATAGATTTGATTTTACAGGAGCATTACTGCCACTGCTTTTCTGGGATCGATTTGGTCCTAAAAAGAAAAACTCCCTCTGAAAGAGCAGGTAAATAGAGAGGGCTGATTGCAACTCTCTGGCTTAAGCTGAAGAGACAGAAGGATGCAAGATTTTCAGGTAGACAGTATAACAAAACTCTGTGAAAAGAGCTACCACATATTGTTCTGAGCACATGGGCCATATAAGAAGGACCATTAGGGGAAAGCATGCAAGGCAGCTTGTCAAATTCATATGGAAGTGAACTCTGGATTCCACATTTGAATGGAGCCAAGGTATAAATTCAGGACATCATATTGCCCTCAATCTACAGGGGCTTGTCCCCTGATGTCACAAGGAGATTTGCACAGAGATCAAGAGGAGGGTCTGGCCTGTATATAGTCATTAATCTGTTCAATATTGTTTATCCAGTTCCTTGCTGCATTCAGTATTACTTAGTGAGAGATTCTGTGCTCTGGTAAGCCACCATTACTtctgccctttgtttctcttcccctttccctctcctgTCCGTTCATCCCTCTGCATTCCCTTCTTTGCAGAAGTTGCCACTTCCTACATGAGGAGGGTGCCACTCCCACCCCTTCTTCCAATGCCATCCCCTAAAACAACCAGCAATGGAAAGTTATGGTTGATGCTGAAGTGGTGACATCAGGCTGGAGAGCTGATGCCTCAatgaggagagggggcagagaggtgcaTCCCTCTGTGGCATTGTTTTAGGCTGTCTTCAGACTCAGGCAGCTACTTTACTTACTTTAATTTTGCAATGAACCCTTAGAATCTCCACAACCTGAGTATGCCAAGCAGGCCACATAAATATAGCACAGGGATCAGATCCAGCCACAAAATGTTGGCTGCAGGACTAAACTCACTAGTTCATTAGATTATAAACCCTCCAGTCCCAAACCATAGGCAACCATAGCTATAAATCAATAGTCCACTGTGGGGTACTAGCACTTGTCTGGAGACAAGAGTCACAACACTGCTCTTTGTTTGGTGTCCCTCTGCCAAAGTCAGTTTGTTCAGTCACTTGTGAGGGCTCCTCCTGCAATAACCCAGAATGCTCCAGAAAGGAGGGCAGCAGGAATTTTGTTAGAAGTCTTGTTTAGAAGAACTAAGTGCAATAATACAGAAGCAGTGTTGTGTCATTTCAGGTGAAAAGTGAAACATCCACTAACCCCATGAAGCATAGGGACTGGGGCACAGTGTCATCTTGTGGACTACGCAGGAATCTAACAGGAAattggatagagagagagagagagagagagagagagaaagacggACAGAGGTTACAGCCTGAGTCAGATACTGAATCATGTCTCATCATCAGATTGTTGATGTAATTGCTAAGTAAAAGTATCTCACCAACACCTGAGACTCTGGTGCAGATGTAGGTAGGTGCCTACATCTCACTGggaattaggtgcttaaatacctttgaggatctgggccacacTGCTTTCTGCAGAAGAACAAAAATCATGATGATAGGCCATTTAGATAAATTTGCCAATGACAACTCATTGGAGTTGCAGCTGCTTACATCTGAGCTGAATCTGGTCTAAAGGGTCTTGGATTTAATCAGgctaacaaaaaataataatttatttgacaTTGAATTTAATCTCTGAGCAGAACAAGTTCTCATGCATCATCTGTCACATCTTCAGTGCACGCTCTGCCCTCCTGCAGGGTCATCTCCAcattccagtgctgcagcagggcaCAGCCTCATGTCATCTCCCAGCCAACATGCCCACCAGTTGAACAGGATAGATGCCGGCATGTAAGAAGGCCCAGAGAGGCAGAGAAATGACCCAGCGACACCCACCTGGAAGTGGCAATTTATAGACTCCTGGGTGAATTCCTggctccattgtagtcaatgagATTATGAGAATTTGGGGGGCAGGATTTCAGGCCATGTGTGTTTTAATTCTCAGTTCATGTAGTTACAGAGAAGGTTGGGGTGAAGGTTATGGTCACAGCTGTGTTCTGCAAGCTTTCATGATCCTCCAAACATCCTTCCAGAGTTCAAAGCTGGGCTTGGCACAGAAACATTCCTGTTGTATGCGGAGGGTGATCTGCCTCTGCTAACTGCCAATGCGTGCCCATGGTGATGTTAGATCTGTCACAGCCTTTGCTAGTACTGGTCAGACAACATTGATGACTCTCTTGCTgagtgggtggggtgggtctgtAGCAGTTCCACTCCGATTGAGTGGAACTGCTacagacccaccccacccactcAGCAAGAGAGTCATCAATGTTGTCTGACCAGTACTAGCAAAGGCTGTGACAGATCTAACATCACCATGGGCACGCATTGGCAGTTAGCAGAGGCAGATCACCCTCCGCATACAACAGGAATGTTTCTGTGCCAAGCCCAGCTTTGAACTCTGGAAGGATGTTTGGAGGATCATGAAAGCTTGCAGAACACAGCTGTGACCATAACCTTCACCCCAACCTTCTCTGTAACTACATGAACTGAGAATTAAAACACACATGGCCTGAAATCCTGCCCCCCAAATTCTCATAATctcattgactacaatggagccAGGAATTCACCCAGGAGTCTATAAATTGCCACTTCCAGAGAGACTAGCCAGAGAGTCCCGATTTTCTGCTTCATGCTTCAGGTCAATCCAGTTGAAGGAACCTGCCTTCTAGCAGCTCCACCAGCTTCTTCCTTTTATGAATAGCCAAACCTAAACTGCATAGCCTAGTTTCACCACCTCAGCCCACTTTCCCCTGTTCTCCATATCCTCAGCGTTGAACTAACCAGTGGCACAAGTGCAAAtgcaagaacagaatttggctctaggGTTTAGCTCAGTTCGGTGCTTAAGGAATCATGAACATGCAGTAGTAGAGGGAAATTCTCTTATAGGAGGGACAGTGCATGTTTCATCTATGGTTTGCAATAATATGTGAACACACTGCAATTCTGTAGCACTTTCCACCCatgctctcaaagcactttaaacagGAAAATACTATGATCCCCATTTTTAAAGATGAGGCACAAGATATTAGATGTTTTTACGAGGTCACAGTGGCACAGCTCGGAACAGAACCCTGCTTACCTGATTCTCCATCCTGTGCTTAGACTAGGAGAGCACAGGCACCGCCATAAACATAGGATCAGATCAGCCTTTTGCAGGCAGGTTTTGGCTCACTCCAGGTGGCCACAGAACACGAAACTCGAGATTATTAAaaggctgtttaaaaaaaaccaaccaagcaACTTTCTGATTGGTAagtccccttcccacctccccaaaGTTGCTCCTTGATCTTGAAAGTATGGCGTCAGAGAATGACCTTTGACCTGTAGGTTGGAGGTTTAGCTTGTGTGTTAAAGTTTTATTGACTATGAGCTTCAGGGCCTCTTTGTAAACAAGCGAAATCCCATTCAAAATCCTCAGGGCTCTGAGACATCACACTAGAAATGTCAGGGCCAATGGTTCTCTGGCCTCTCCCCTTATTCCACCTGGGACTTCTGCCCTGTGTTCTCTTTCAGGAAGTCATGGATGGCAGTGGTGAGACCCCATGTCAGGCAGGACCTGAGGACAAGGAGGGAGCCGCCCCGATAGAGAAGAGTCAGCTTTCTCCCATGCGACTCCCAGACAGACCACACAGACTGCCGGAGGCCGAGGAGATCCCTCCCCACAACCTGTGACTGCATGTTGGCAATGAGGACACTCAGAGGGTACAATGCCAGGCAAATCACCGTCCCATTAACactgccagacaccagggcagggAGCCAGCTAGGCAAGCCCCTCGTGGCCAGGCCATCACGGAGGGGATCCTTAAAAGAGAAGTACAGTGCACTGCCCAGGCTGTTCCGCAGCAGGACGGGGCTGAGGCCACGATAGTAGCCTACAACCAGCCTTTCCTTCAGACCATATGAGTTGAATTCCTGCAGGATGCTGCGGGTGTTTGGGAACCTGGCATCTTTCTGTCCATCTTGCAGGACATTCTGGACCCGCTCAAAGGGGTTCAGGACTAAAGCCTCCACTAAGCCAGACAGGAATCCTGCTGTCCACCGCTCCCCCAGCATGCAAGGCTCAGAAGGGTTGCTGGTGAGGAGAAGGAGCAAGCTGTCATGGGTGCCAAACAACAGGGTTCCCTGGAGCGTCTTGGACaagagtggtgggaagaggccccGGTAGAAGCGGCGCATGCCCTCCTGGTGCAGTTGCTGTATGGCCTCCTGTATGGAAAAGGCATGGATCTGCTGGCGGAAGATGGTCTTGTAGATGGGGAAGGTCACAAGGGTAGAGAGGAAGCTGGAGACGGCCCCTACATTGTAACTCCTGGAGCTCCaccttctctcttcctcctccctcctctcagggTCTCCGTGCTGCATCCTGGCCTTGTCCCCCATTCTGAGACCTTCTCCTTTAGGCACTAGGATCGGgtagaaaaaaaacccataagaGTTTGTAAgaaggttatggggcaagtgagtCGGAGTCATTCGCCAGCTGGAAAGGTGTATTACCGTCTGGCTGACTAGTTTGCTCCTACCTGGAACTAACTCACAAGAAATGACCCCTCTTCAAACACTGAACCCAGGCCACGTTGGAACACTCTGACTGCCCTGTCCCTTGGTCAGTGAGAGGATTGATTTTCTGTCTTTCCTCCACCACCCACCCTGTCTTACCCCAGTTCTCTGCTAACATGAGACACGCATTTTATCCCTCCTCTCCTACGGGATGAGCCCTAACGTTTCCTTATATACTTGTTTCCCCATGTTGGGGACAAAGCTTTTGtatgtgtttttccagcagagcTGCCTCATGGCAGCAGCCTGAAGTCCCAGCATGTAccttttgttgctctcccttgTGTCTTTGTTATCAGCATCTACCCTATAAGCAGCTGGAGCCAATCATCCCCAAGAGAGAGACATCAATCCAATGGTCCTTTCTGTGGAGATCTGGTATCGTATGTAGCTTGATAAGATTTTTGCAGTGTCTATACCCCAGATTACCACTGCTCCTGTACCAACTATGTGTGGCTGCCTAGAATCACCTCCATCAAAACAGAGAGACTGAGCCTGGCAGTTTATCCTGACAGAGCACTGGGTCTGGCTGAAGTCTGTGCCAGTGTAGGAAATGAGAGGCCTGGGTCTCCATAGAGCTGGGTACTGTACAGTCACACCCCAGGGCACTACAGTCACATCCCAGGGCACAATCCCTGTGCCATGGAAGCTAAACATTCCTTCCCACTGGAGCTAAGCCAGGCATCTAggacctcatccaaagcccactgaagcctgGGGGAACTTTTCCTTggatttcaataggatttggatcAGGTCTATAATTCCCAGCCTTTAGGATAGTGTGCATTAGTTTGTGGGGAACATATGGTCAAATCCGGCAGAGTGGCTGTGGAGGGCCACATGGCAGAATCACTGCAGTTCCAtggtgcagggtgggggaaaCAGGCATTGGGTGTGAGGGCTTCTTGCACAGCAGCACTTGGCGACCTCCTCCTGAGCAGTCCAGCGGCAGGGCACAGgcatgggcaggggcagggcaaacACCAGCCCATCCCTTCAGCACGGGGCAATGCTGCATTGCTGCCTCTCACATGGTAAGTGGAGGGGGGTTTTACCCCACACTGCCCACTGCTGTCctgttgtttccttgtactccccaccTGTCTGTCTCCACCCAATGTCTCATCTTATACttggattggaagctctttgggacagggactggtctgtctgtccagcacctagcacaatggggtcctgggtcAGGCCCTTGGGTCCCACGAGCTACTGCGATACAAATAATGATATGAAGAAAGTGGGATCTTATttaaagtcattaaaaaaaaatcacatcatgCAGCAGCTGCCACAACAGATTTCAGATCTAAGATGACATGTAGATACGAGTTCAACACCATGGGTCAAACTCCTCGCTGCTGCAGCTCTGCTACAGCCAATGGAGGTCACCCCAGGGAGGAAGTGGGCTGAGTGCAAGCTCTccagcaaggggagggggagatgcatTTCACTCCTCCCCAGGATTATTCACCCATCCTGCTTAGGGAACCCAATTGTGCCATGACCCGGGTGGTACTCAGATGCCACAGTGACACAcctaggccctgctcctgcaaagaCAGCTGCACAACTTCACACACATGCGAACAGGCTCACTAAAGTCAGTTGAAGTCTTTGCAGGATGGGAGCACTCGGAAGAATCCTGGGGTGACAATGGCAGCACACAGCTGTCACAGAGAGTGCGCTTCCAATTGTAcatttagggcagggactgtttctcttCCCATCCGCTCTCACTTCTCAGCCTGCATCTCAGCCATCTCCTGGATGGAAACATAGTACAACCAAAGCCAAACTCCTGATCTTCCCTCTCAATCCATCTCCACTGCCTCTCTCTGTTACTGATATCATTGCCACCATCCTCCCTGGGCCTGGATCCTCCTCCATTTCCCTACACATCTTGGTCAGATCCAAATGCTGCTGCTTTCTCCTCCTCAGCATCTGTCTCACCTACCATATTACTTTTACACACAGACATGCGCCTCCCCTTCAGTTCATACAAAATGCAGCtgaactctctctctcaaaaaaaatccctccactggacacccctcccctcccccccatctgctACTGCATCaaagttcatagactcatagactcatagactttaaggtcagaagggaccaatatggtcatctagtctgacctcccgcatgatgcaggccacaaaagctgactcacccacaacagaatcttccagcctgcgacccctgccctatgctgcggaggaaggcgaaaaacctccagggcctctgc encodes the following:
- the SLC25A53 gene encoding solute carrier family 25 member 53; this encodes MGDKARMQHGDPERREEEERRWSSRSYNVGAVSSFLSTLVTFPIYKTIFRQQIHAFSIQEAIQQLHQEGMRRFYRGLFPPLLSKTLQGTLLFGTHDSLLLLLTSNPSEPCMLGERWTAGFLSGLVEALVLNPFERVQNVLQDGQKDARFPNTRSILQEFNSYGLKERLVVGYYRGLSPVLLRNSLGSALYFSFKDPLRDGLATRGLPSWLPALVSGSVNGTVICLALYPLSVLIANMQSQVVGRDLLGLRQSVWSVWESHGRKLTLLYRGGSLLVLRSCLTWGLTTAIHDFLKENTGQKSQVE